In one Bacillus sp. PK3_68 genomic region, the following are encoded:
- a CDS encoding kinase-associated lipoprotein B — protein MIKTGDIVTAFYKTGKYIGEVSDSHPDSYTVKILAVLRHPAQGDLHHPKQVDVPFFHERKALAYTERANIPASTVKHYEGSIPDYNESLKEAVTALKSRLEQEDSEFSKKSLMSLQAVQREYELMYNIAWT, from the coding sequence ATGATAAAAACAGGAGATATTGTAACTGCTTTTTATAAAACAGGAAAATATATTGGGGAAGTCAGCGATTCTCACCCAGACAGCTATACAGTTAAAATACTGGCTGTGCTGCGTCATCCTGCCCAAGGAGACCTTCATCACCCCAAGCAAGTAGATGTGCCTTTTTTCCATGAAAGAAAGGCGCTTGCCTATACAGAACGAGCCAACATTCCAGCATCAACCGTTAAGCATTATGAAGGAAGCATTCCCGATTACAATGAATCACTGAAGGAGGCCGTCACTGCGCTCAAAAGCAGGCTAGAACAAGAAGACAGCGAGTTTTCCAAAAAGAGCCTTATGTCGCTACAAGCAGTTCAGAGAGAGTATGAGCTGATGTATAACATTGCTTGGACTTAA
- the kapD gene encoding 3'-5' exonuclease KapD: MSKKFFFIDFEFSMPDAGLTAKGFYPEIIEAGIVIAEGERIIYTFSSYIKPSAFPKLTERCKRFLHIEQKQVDEGMSLQELVCLLAELSGTDSHSVITWGNMDMKVLRRNCEEAGLVFPLRGQFIDLSMEYKTFFGDRNQTGLWKAVQEYGKEGTGKHHRALDDALTTYHIYNLVEKDKAYMKKSKPPTIGDLVDFSQLLNRMA; this comes from the coding sequence GTGAGTAAGAAGTTCTTTTTCATTGATTTTGAATTTTCGATGCCGGATGCCGGGTTAACAGCAAAAGGGTTTTATCCAGAAATTATTGAAGCCGGCATAGTGATTGCTGAAGGAGAGAGAATTATTTATACCTTTTCTTCTTATATAAAACCCTCTGCTTTTCCTAAGTTAACTGAAAGATGCAAGCGTTTTCTCCATATTGAACAAAAGCAGGTGGACGAGGGGATGTCTCTTCAGGAGCTAGTTTGTTTACTCGCAGAATTAAGCGGAACCGACAGCCATTCCGTTATTACGTGGGGCAATATGGATATGAAGGTATTGAGAAGAAACTGTGAGGAAGCAGGACTTGTTTTTCCGCTAAGAGGACAATTTATTGACCTATCAATGGAGTACAAAACCTTTTTCGGTGACCGCAATCAGACTGGGCTATGGAAGGCGGTACAAGAATACGGCAAGGAAGGGACAGGCAAGCATCATCGAGCACTAGACGATGCTCTTACTACTTATCATATTTACAATCTCGTTGAAAAAGACAAGGCTTATATGAAAAAGTCAAAGCCGCCGACAATCGGCGACCTCGTTGACTTCTCACAATTGCTTAACCGCATGGCTTAA
- a CDS encoding transglycosylase domain-containing protein — MRTVFGYMLIVLLLPVAVFLFYFANAEAHKVRSFDEVVDEKIVIKDVHLSQASKFVDKDGNPYLEIHQPYRIVADGKNIPPFLKELFLQSEDKHFYDHAGINAAAVMRAVLINAKADGIEQGASTITQQLARNIYLNHDRTLVRKVSEVLYAYELEKRLSKDEILNLYLNAIYFNHQVYGVEAASQFYFQKHVNELTKAQLAFIAAIPNNPSLYDPVRHFENTKKRQERLIDMMQREKFITASEAEEIKKEPIKLQMRDRIDKYASYSTYVEDELKQLIAKTEGFDQQLQNAKGDEKITIEHKLNDRVEKVKSSGIVVHTSLDPSMQQRAENAVNSVLSGSSVQSSAAVIKNDSRNIVALVGGRNYDRTQFNRSFQGFRQPGSTIKPLLDYGPYIDTTHADVNSLVSADKYCIRGWCPKNYSGKEYGMVTLRTALSKSYNTAALRLFVKTGNEKAYSYLEKFDFERLTETDRASDGKALGGFQHGMTTLEIAGAYTSFIDGTFTKPHAIEKVTDRQGNLLYEWKEETKTVWSKSTTYKMRYLLSDVIHNGTGKKANPGTAYAGGKTGTTNSTKDLWFAGLTDQYTASVWVGKDSPKSIRYLESYAPNQLIWRRIVR; from the coding sequence ATGAGGACAGTTTTTGGTTATATGTTAATAGTTTTGCTCCTCCCTGTAGCTGTGTTTTTATTTTACTTCGCAAACGCAGAAGCACATAAAGTCAGGAGCTTTGATGAGGTTGTCGATGAAAAGATCGTCATTAAAGATGTCCACCTTTCTCAGGCAAGTAAATTTGTCGATAAAGATGGGAACCCCTATTTGGAGATTCATCAGCCTTACCGGATTGTAGCAGATGGAAAAAATATTCCCCCATTTTTAAAGGAATTGTTTTTACAGTCTGAAGACAAGCACTTTTATGATCATGCCGGTATTAATGCGGCGGCTGTTATGCGCGCCGTGCTCATTAATGCTAAAGCTGATGGGATCGAACAGGGAGCAAGCACAATCACACAGCAGCTTGCACGTAACATTTATTTGAATCACGACCGGACATTGGTACGAAAAGTGTCAGAAGTATTATATGCATACGAACTTGAGAAAAGGCTGTCGAAAGATGAAATTTTAAATCTTTACTTAAATGCCATTTATTTCAATCATCAAGTATACGGTGTAGAAGCAGCTTCGCAATTTTATTTTCAGAAACACGTCAATGAATTAACGAAAGCACAGCTGGCTTTTATCGCTGCTATTCCAAACAATCCGTCATTATATGACCCCGTCCGGCATTTCGAAAATACGAAAAAACGCCAAGAACGGCTCATTGATATGATGCAGCGAGAAAAGTTTATTACGGCATCTGAAGCTGAGGAAATAAAAAAAGAACCTATTAAGCTTCAAATGAGAGACCGTATAGACAAATATGCTAGCTACTCTACTTATGTGGAAGATGAGCTGAAGCAATTAATTGCCAAAACAGAAGGCTTCGATCAGCAATTGCAAAATGCCAAAGGGGACGAAAAAATCACTATTGAACACAAATTGAACGACCGTGTTGAAAAAGTAAAATCTTCGGGCATTGTTGTTCATACCTCTTTAGATCCTTCCATGCAGCAGCGAGCAGAAAACGCTGTTAACTCGGTACTTAGCGGATCATCGGTGCAATCATCGGCCGCAGTTATCAAAAATGATTCGCGTAATATCGTTGCGCTTGTCGGCGGAAGAAACTATGACCGGACACAATTCAATCGGAGCTTCCAAGGGTTCCGGCAGCCTGGATCGACAATTAAACCATTGCTCGACTATGGACCATACATTGATACGACCCATGCCGATGTTAACAGCCTAGTGAGCGCAGATAAATATTGTATTCGCGGCTGGTGTCCAAAAAACTATAGTGGTAAAGAATACGGAATGGTCACCTTAAGAACAGCTTTGTCGAAGTCGTATAATACAGCTGCTTTACGTTTATTTGTGAAAACGGGAAATGAAAAAGCCTATTCTTACTTGGAAAAGTTTGATTTTGAGCGATTGACCGAGACCGATCGAGCGTCCGATGGGAAAGCTCTTGGAGGTTTCCAACACGGAATGACTACTCTTGAAATTGCAGGAGCTTACACTTCTTTTATTGATGGGACATTTACAAAGCCTCATGCAATTGAAAAAGTGACAGACCGTCAAGGCAATCTGCTCTATGAATGGAAAGAGGAAACGAAGACAGTTTGGTCAAAATCAACAACCTATAAAATGCGGTACTTGTTATCAGATGTAATCCATAATGGAACAGGTAAAAAAGCGAATCCTGGCACTGCCTACGCAGGTGGGAAGACTGGTACAACGAACAGTACAAAGGACCTCTGGTTTGCTGGTTTAACAGATCAGTATACTGCAAGTGTCTGGGTCGGAAAAGACTCGCCGAAAAGTATTCGCTATTTAGAAAGCTATGCACCAAATCAATTGATCTGGCGCAGAATCGTGCGATAA
- a CDS encoding DUF5366 family protein, producing the protein MKNTYLTGYLPLIAILLFSLSFALFVQGIIISLFKKVGLYNEMLELFTKTEINLVITVSLMIAFFFVIAGLKVIANTVNELSLLFFSKDTEGELLKAVRNGSIIFFVGGLLSLISFSSLIGILAIFLLTAAGYLIFFVYKTSSSLSIANLIGIVTFQIVSWSALGVSLALLGMKVYNGLLGSLPL; encoded by the coding sequence ATGAAAAACACTTATTTAACAGGCTACTTGCCTCTCATAGCTATTCTATTATTTAGTTTGTCGTTTGCTTTGTTTGTCCAAGGAATTATTATCTCTTTATTTAAGAAAGTAGGCTTATACAACGAAATGCTTGAGCTATTTACAAAGACAGAGATCAATCTGGTGATTACCGTTTCATTAATGATTGCCTTCTTTTTTGTAATTGCCGGCTTAAAAGTGATCGCCAATACGGTGAATGAATTGTCTTTGTTGTTTTTCTCCAAAGATACAGAAGGAGAATTGTTAAAAGCTGTTCGTAACGGCTCGATTATCTTTTTTGTAGGTGGTCTGCTTTCCTTGATTAGTTTTTCCTCATTGATAGGGATTTTAGCAATCTTTCTATTAACAGCCGCTGGCTACTTGATCTTTTTTGTTTATAAAACTAGCTCTTCCCTTTCGATAGCTAATTTAATTGGAATAGTTACTTTCCAAATTGTTTCATGGTCAGCTTTAGGAGTTTCATTGGCTCTTCTAGGAATGAAAGTCTACAATGGCCTGCTTGGCAGTTTGCCGCTTTAA
- a CDS encoding Na+/H+ antiporter subunit A: protein MSLLHLAIFSPFLMAILVPFFYKGLRSIHTGWFVLILPILLFTYFIGFLPVTRNNGTVEKSFDWIPSLGIRFTAYVDGLGLLFALLITGIGSLVVLYSIFYLSKEKERLHNFYVYLLLFMGAMLGVVLSDNLITLYMFWELTSISSFLLIAYWYDRERSRYGALKSMLLTVFGGLSMLGGILLLSIMGDTFSIRELISQASELNGHPLFLFALILILLGAFTKSAQFPFYIWLPDAMEAPTPVSAYLHSATMVKAGIYLVARLSPIFAFSSYWFWIVGAVGIFTMFWGSFNAVKQTDLKGILAFSTVSQLGLIMSLLGAGAAALHFDALNDNIYIAAVIAAVFHLINHATFKGSLFMVVGIVDHETGTRDIRKLGGLLSFMPITFSIAVIGAFSMAGLPPFNGFLSKEMFFTGMIQLVDLNIFNLQTWGMLFPILAWIGSIFTFIYSMMFVFKTFSGKYQPEKLDKKPHEAPVGMLISPIILAVLVVLFGLFPNLLSYSLIQPAAAAIVPSLVEPGELLSVHIVHWHGVTTELLMTIGVIAVGILMYLTLSKWIKLYTLFPGKVTLNTLYDTSLYAAERGSYTFTKAYMNGFIRTYLVYIFVFFIGILGFTMWTEGALKIDKSNLAPIGVYEIVLVIIILAGIFTILFAKSRLTSIIALGAVGYTVSLFFVIFRAPDLALTQLVIETVSVALFLLCFYHLPKLNRHEERMGFKLGNLIISLGVGTVIALMAISSHSNKMFESIASYYVANTYKEAAGKNMVNVILVDFRGFDTLFEISVLAIAGLGIFGLIKLRLAKKGGEADEN, encoded by the coding sequence TTGTCTTTACTACATCTAGCCATCTTTTCTCCTTTTTTAATGGCTATTTTAGTTCCTTTTTTTTATAAAGGGCTACGGAGTATACATACAGGCTGGTTTGTTCTAATTTTACCGATTTTGCTTTTCACTTATTTTATCGGATTTCTCCCGGTTACCCGGAACAACGGGACAGTCGAGAAATCTTTTGATTGGATCCCATCACTTGGCATCCGCTTTACTGCCTATGTAGATGGATTAGGGCTGTTATTCGCTCTGCTTATTACTGGAATCGGTTCACTCGTCGTGTTATATTCCATCTTTTACTTATCAAAGGAAAAAGAAAGACTGCACAACTTTTATGTCTATTTACTATTGTTTATGGGTGCCATGCTTGGCGTTGTGCTGTCAGACAACTTGATCACTTTGTATATGTTCTGGGAATTGACATCCATTTCTTCTTTCCTGTTGATCGCCTACTGGTACGACCGTGAACGCTCTCGTTATGGAGCGCTCAAATCTATGCTTCTAACGGTATTTGGCGGTCTTTCTATGCTGGGCGGCATCTTGTTGCTTTCCATTATGGGCGATACATTTAGCATACGCGAGCTCATTTCTCAAGCCAGTGAACTAAATGGTCATCCTCTCTTCCTGTTTGCGCTGATCCTTATTCTACTAGGAGCCTTTACAAAATCAGCTCAATTTCCATTTTATATTTGGCTACCTGATGCCATGGAAGCACCTACACCTGTGAGCGCATACTTGCACTCGGCTACAATGGTGAAAGCGGGAATTTATTTAGTTGCCCGCCTCAGTCCAATCTTTGCTTTCTCAAGCTATTGGTTTTGGATTGTTGGAGCAGTTGGCATTTTCACTATGTTCTGGGGATCATTCAATGCAGTCAAACAAACAGATTTAAAAGGGATTCTTGCTTTTTCAACGGTCAGCCAGCTCGGTTTGATTATGTCGCTTTTGGGAGCGGGAGCCGCCGCTCTTCACTTTGACGCATTAAATGACAATATCTACATTGCTGCTGTTATTGCCGCTGTCTTTCATTTAATCAACCATGCAACATTTAAAGGCAGCTTATTTATGGTAGTTGGTATTGTCGATCATGAAACAGGCACAAGAGACATCCGCAAGCTTGGCGGACTGCTCAGCTTTATGCCTATTACTTTCTCGATAGCTGTCATCGGAGCTTTCTCTATGGCTGGTCTTCCTCCATTTAACGGATTTTTAAGTAAGGAAATGTTCTTTACTGGAATGATTCAGCTTGTTGACTTAAACATTTTCAACTTACAAACATGGGGCATGTTATTCCCTATTCTCGCTTGGATTGGAAGTATTTTCACATTCATTTATAGCATGATGTTTGTATTTAAGACATTTTCCGGGAAATATCAACCCGAAAAGCTCGACAAAAAACCGCATGAAGCACCTGTTGGCATGTTGATTTCACCTATCATTCTTGCTGTTCTTGTCGTCCTATTCGGTCTTTTCCCAAATTTGCTGTCTTACAGCCTCATTCAGCCAGCAGCGGCTGCGATTGTCCCTTCGCTAGTTGAGCCTGGTGAGCTGCTATCAGTTCATATTGTCCATTGGCATGGAGTTACGACTGAGTTGCTAATGACGATTGGTGTGATAGCTGTTGGTATTCTAATGTATTTGACTTTAAGCAAATGGATCAAGCTATATACGCTATTCCCTGGAAAAGTAACACTTAATACGTTATATGATACGAGCTTGTATGCTGCTGAACGCGGTTCTTACACGTTCACAAAGGCTTATATGAACGGATTTATCCGTACATATCTCGTCTATATTTTTGTTTTCTTTATCGGTATTCTTGGTTTCACAATGTGGACAGAAGGCGCGTTGAAGATTGATAAGAGCAACTTAGCTCCGATCGGTGTATATGAAATTGTCCTCGTTATTATTATTTTAGCGGGTATTTTCACTATTTTATTCGCCAAGTCCCGGCTGACGTCCATTATCGCTTTAGGAGCAGTCGGCTATACAGTCTCCCTCTTTTTCGTTATTTTTCGGGCACCGGATCTAGCTCTTACACAATTGGTTATTGAAACCGTGTCGGTTGCTTTATTTCTGCTTTGTTTCTACCATCTTCCAAAACTTAATCGCCATGAAGAGCGAATGGGCTTTAAACTTGGCAACTTAATTATTTCTCTCGGAGTTGGAACCGTTATCGCTTTAATGGCCATCTCCTCCCACAGCAACAAAATGTTTGAATCAATCGCCAGCTACTATGTTGCGAACACTTATAAAGAAGCAGCGGGCAAAAATATGGTCAATGTCATCCTCGTCGATTTCCGTGGATTTGATACCTTGTTTGAAATCAGCGTGCTGGCGATTGCCGGTCTCGGCATTTTCGGCCTGATTAAACTACGGCTAGCAAAGAAAGGAGGAGAAGCAGATGAAAACTAA
- a CDS encoding Na(+)/H(+) antiporter subunit B yields the protein MKTNDVILQTTSKVVFFIIILFAIHLFFAGHYHPGGGFVGGLMTSGAIVLLLLAFDIKTVAKGFPIDYKILIGIGLLFAIGTAAGSLIFNVPFFTHVFGDVYLPIFGETSLHTAMLFDLGVYLVVIGVTMTIIQTIGESE from the coding sequence ATGAAAACTAATGATGTCATTTTGCAAACAACGAGTAAGGTTGTGTTTTTCATCATTATTCTCTTTGCCATCCATTTGTTCTTTGCCGGGCATTATCATCCCGGCGGTGGATTCGTCGGCGGGTTGATGACATCGGGAGCGATCGTACTGCTTCTGCTTGCCTTTGATATTAAAACTGTAGCGAAAGGTTTTCCTATCGATTATAAAATTTTGATCGGAATCGGCTTGCTGTTCGCGATCGGAACAGCGGCAGGTTCACTTATTTTCAATGTTCCATTTTTTACTCATGTATTTGGCGACGTATATTTGCCGATCTTTGGAGAAACGTCTCTCCATACTGCTATGTTATTTGATTTAGGTGTTTATTTAGTTGTCATTGGTGTGACCATGACCATTATTCAAACGATAGGAGAGAGTGAATAA
- a CDS encoding Na(+)/H(+) antiporter subunit C — translation MEILMSIIIGALFASSIYLMLSKSLLRIIIGTGLLSHGAHLLIITMGGLKRGAAPLLGEKAASYVDPLPQALILTAIVISFGVTALFLVLAYRAYQELGTDNMDEMRGNEAND, via the coding sequence ATGGAGATTTTAATGTCAATTATTATTGGTGCTTTATTTGCAAGTTCTATCTATTTAATGCTTTCAAAAAGCTTGCTCCGTATTATTATCGGGACCGGGCTATTAAGTCACGGAGCTCATTTGTTAATTATTACAATGGGCGGCTTAAAAAGAGGGGCGGCTCCTCTTCTCGGTGAAAAGGCAGCCTCTTATGTAGATCCCTTGCCGCAAGCACTGATCTTAACGGCCATCGTTATTAGCTTTGGCGTTACCGCCTTGTTTCTTGTGCTCGCCTACAGAGCTTACCAGGAACTGGGAACAGATAATATGGATGAAATGAGAGGTAATGAAGCAAATGATTAA
- a CDS encoding Na+/H+ antiporter subunit D, with protein MINLLVLPLLIPLLTAALLIFVSKSVGVQRAISVISAIGTLTAAVVLLITVKKDGIQTVNVGSWDAPFGITLVSDTLSALLVTTSSLITLCVILYSFRSIGAARERFYYYPVVQFLLVGVNGAFTTGDIFNLFVFFEVMLMSSYVLIVIGGTKVQLRESIKYILVNVISSALFVIAVAMLYSVVGSLNMADISQRIAEIGQLPILTVIAVLFLIVFGLKGAIFPLYFWLPGSYYAPPVPILALFGSLLTKVGVYSILRSYSLFFYHDQAFTHELLGILAIITVIAGCIGAIAYWDVKKIVIYNIVIAVGVLVFGISVATEESYKGTVFYTIHDMIIKAALFLLIGVMIKITGTSDLRKMGGLMKKYPLLGWTFLVASFALAGIPPLSGFVGKLLIVRGGLAEGEYVGSLIVLLSSLVVLYSVIKIFMNGFWRAPKEYPGEENQPVLSLWAPGAILVLASIFYGVGAEIMYPIISQATDALVHPAIYIDAVLKE; from the coding sequence ATGATTAACCTGTTAGTTTTGCCGTTGCTTATTCCTCTCTTGACTGCCGCTTTATTAATTTTTGTGTCTAAATCTGTCGGAGTCCAGCGAGCCATTTCAGTCATCTCTGCCATTGGTACATTAACCGCTGCTGTTGTTTTATTGATAACCGTTAAAAAAGACGGGATTCAAACGGTCAATGTCGGCAGCTGGGATGCCCCGTTTGGCATTACGCTTGTTTCCGATACCTTGTCTGCGCTGCTTGTCACTACATCGTCACTGATCACGCTGTGTGTCATTCTTTATTCTTTCCGTTCGATTGGTGCGGCACGCGAACGATTTTATTACTATCCTGTGGTCCAATTTTTGCTTGTTGGTGTAAACGGCGCCTTCACAACGGGCGATATCTTTAACCTGTTTGTGTTTTTTGAAGTGATGCTGATGTCCTCTTATGTCCTGATTGTCATCGGCGGCACAAAAGTCCAACTGCGTGAATCAATTAAATACATTCTTGTGAACGTCATTTCATCGGCGCTTTTTGTGATCGCCGTGGCTATGCTTTATTCTGTCGTTGGCTCTCTGAACATGGCGGATATTTCCCAGCGCATCGCAGAAATTGGCCAGCTGCCGATCCTAACGGTTATCGCTGTATTATTTTTAATCGTATTCGGTTTAAAAGGAGCCATTTTTCCGCTGTATTTCTGGCTTCCTGGTTCTTACTATGCACCACCTGTACCAATTCTTGCTCTGTTTGGTTCCCTGTTGACTAAAGTAGGCGTATACTCTATCCTGCGAAGCTACTCACTATTCTTTTACCACGATCAGGCTTTCACGCATGAACTGTTAGGCATTCTCGCTATTATTACAGTGATCGCCGGCTGCATTGGCGCGATTGCTTATTGGGATGTAAAGAAAATTGTCATTTACAATATTGTAATTGCAGTAGGTGTGCTCGTATTTGGAATCTCAGTTGCTACAGAAGAATCCTATAAAGGCACGGTCTTTTACACGATTCATGATATGATTATAAAAGCCGCTCTATTCTTGCTCATTGGTGTAATGATCAAGATTACCGGGACAAGCGACTTACGCAAGATGGGCGGTTTGATGAAGAAATATCCATTGCTCGGCTGGACCTTCCTTGTTGCTTCTTTTGCACTCGCCGGCATTCCACCGCTCAGCGGATTTGTCGGAAAGCTGTTAATCGTACGCGGAGGGCTGGCGGAGGGAGAATATGTAGGCTCCTTAATTGTTCTTTTATCCAGTCTTGTCGTGCTTTACTCTGTAATTAAAATTTTTATGAACGGTTTCTGGAGAGCTCCGAAAGAATACCCAGGAGAAGAAAATCAGCCTGTTCTCTCTCTATGGGCACCAGGAGCGATTCTCGTACTTGCCTCAATTTTCTATGGGGTAGGAGCGGAAATAATGTATCCAATTATTTCTCAAGCCACTGATGCACTCGTACATCCGGCAATCTATATTGATGCAGTGTTAAAGGAGTAA
- a CDS encoding Na+/H+ antiporter subunit E, producing MAFQILLNFFLAFLWMFLQVSFNSKTFIIGYLIGLILIYGMRRFFKTELYVRRVFAIVYLTLLFFKELIMANIDVLKVILKPKLDIQPGIFALPTELKSDWEITLLANLITLTPGTLVIDVSDDQKTLYVHAIDVPDVQDAINGIKESFEKAIMEVSR from the coding sequence ATGGCTTTTCAAATTTTACTTAATTTCTTTTTAGCGTTTCTGTGGATGTTTCTACAAGTATCCTTTAACAGCAAAACATTTATTATCGGATACTTAATTGGCTTGATTTTAATTTATGGCATGCGCCGGTTCTTTAAAACAGAACTGTATGTGCGCCGTGTGTTTGCCATCGTTTACTTAACCCTTCTATTCTTTAAGGAATTAATTATGGCGAACATCGACGTATTGAAAGTGATCTTAAAACCTAAACTTGATATCCAGCCAGGAATTTTCGCCTTGCCGACTGAGCTGAAATCAGACTGGGAAATTACCTTGCTTGCTAATTTAATTACCTTAACTCCCGGCACATTAGTCATCGATGTATCAGATGATCAAAAGACATTATACGTCCATGCGATTGACGTACCGGATGTGCAAGATGCAATTAACGGCATAAAAGAATCATTTGAAAAAGCGATTATGGAGGTGAGCCGCTGA
- a CDS encoding Na(+)/H(+) antiporter subunit F1 has translation MLVMVMKLSLILITLAMLGFIYRLVKGPTVPDRIVALDAIGINLVAMIAILSMLFKTYAFLDVILLLGILSFIGTTAFSKFLEKGEIIENDRNH, from the coding sequence ATGTTGGTAATGGTTATGAAGCTGTCGCTCATTTTAATTACCTTGGCAATGCTCGGCTTCATCTATCGGCTTGTTAAAGGTCCAACCGTCCCTGATCGGATTGTCGCTTTAGATGCGATTGGCATTAACTTGGTCGCCATGATCGCCATTCTCTCTATGCTGTTTAAGACCTATGCGTTTTTAGATGTTATTTTGTTGCTCGGCATTTTATCTTTCATCGGTACGACTGCTTTCTCCAAGTTCCTTGAGAAAGGAGAGATCATTGAAAATGACCGTAATCATTGA
- the mnhG gene encoding monovalent cation/H(+) antiporter subunit G, with amino-acid sequence MTVIIEIMIILFLLLGVFLTLVASFGVIRLPDVYTRNHAASKSATLGVMLILLACFLYFYLIEGHFSSRVLLGIAFIFITAPVGGHLISRAAYNSGVKLWDKSSRDDLKDRK; translated from the coding sequence ATGACCGTAATCATTGAGATCATGATCATTCTCTTTTTACTGCTTGGTGTCTTTCTTACTCTTGTTGCATCTTTTGGAGTGATTCGGCTGCCTGATGTCTACACGCGCAACCATGCAGCTTCAAAAAGCGCCACACTTGGAGTGATGTTGATTCTGCTCGCTTGTTTTCTCTATTTTTATTTAATCGAGGGACACTTTAGCTCGCGTGTCCTGCTCGGAATTGCCTTTATCTTTATAACGGCTCCTGTTGGCGGTCACTTAATTAGCCGTGCTGCCTACAACTCAGGCGTCAAATTGTGGGATAAAAGTTCCCGAGATGATTTAAAGGATAGAAAATAA
- a CDS encoding DUF2188 domain-containing protein encodes MPWNENDYPASMKNLPQQVREKAIEIANALLDENYDEGRAIAIAIDRARSSVGKGHGNDEERSVYHLQPKEDGEGWQLVKKKGEHSILSDHTKEGLSDKAKDYVKEHDGILIIHRADGSEEKRLYEN; translated from the coding sequence ATGCCCTGGAATGAAAATGATTATCCTGCTTCAATGAAAAACTTGCCCCAGCAGGTGCGTGAAAAAGCGATTGAAATTGCGAATGCACTGCTTGATGAGAATTATGATGAAGGAAGAGCCATTGCTATTGCTATTGATCGTGCCCGCAGCTCTGTTGGTAAAGGGCATGGAAACGATGAAGAACGCTCTGTCTATCATCTGCAGCCGAAAGAAGACGGTGAGGGCTGGCAGCTCGTCAAGAAAAAGGGAGAGCATAGTATCTTGTCAGACCACACGAAAGAAGGGTTATCAGATAAGGCAAAGGATTATGTAAAAGAGCATGATGGAATTCTGATTATTCACCGCGCTGATGGAAGCGAGGAAAAACGTCTCTATGAAAACTAA
- a CDS encoding hotdog fold thioesterase, which translates to MKENINLSHTLGMELVEMSEGKVVMTMPVDERTRQPLGYLHGGASVALAETAASIGTAYLIDPDTQICFGLEINANHIKAKREGIVTATAQSVHQGRTTMVWQIDIRDEQEQLICLSRCTVAIVPKKV; encoded by the coding sequence ATGAAAGAAAATATCAACTTGTCTCATACGTTAGGAATGGAACTTGTAGAAATGAGTGAAGGAAAAGTTGTCATGACCATGCCGGTCGATGAGCGTACACGCCAACCGCTTGGGTACTTACACGGTGGCGCCTCCGTTGCTTTGGCTGAAACAGCTGCAAGCATTGGTACGGCTTATTTAATTGATCCAGACACACAAATATGCTTTGGTCTGGAGATCAATGCTAATCATATTAAAGCCAAAAGGGAAGGAATCGTTACCGCTACAGCGCAATCCGTACATCAGGGACGAACAACAATGGTCTGGCAGATTGATATTCGTGATGAGCAAGAGCAGCTTATTTGCCTCTCACGTTGTACAGTAGCGATAGTACCGAAGAAAGTGTAG